One Betaproteobacteria bacterium genomic region harbors:
- a CDS encoding 4Fe-4S dicluster domain-containing protein, whose protein sequence is MNPTDIRNPDYFHKVVDCQWACPAHTPVPEYIRLIAQGRYDDAYMINWYSNVFPGILGRTCDRPCEPACRRGRVEDGQSKEPVAICRLKRVAADNKDDIRARLPKAPKQKNGKRIALIGAGPASLTVARDLAPLGYHLVVYDQDPQGGGMMRTQIPKFRLPETVIDEEVGYIADLGLEMRLGEKIDSLKALLAQNYDAIFVGCGAPRGRDLDIPGRAEAAAHIHIGIDWLSSVSFGHIDKIGKRVIVLGGGNTAMDCCRSSKRLGGDDVKVIVRSGYEEMKASPWEKEDATHEGIPILNFLVPKAFVHDNGRLTGMTFEKVKAEYDARGRRRLVSTGEPDHHFECDDVLIAIGQENAFPWIERDIGLEFDEWGMPKVDETTFQSTRPGVFFGGDAAFGPKNIIWAVAHGHEAAISIDKLCGGEDIALRPAPMVTLVSQKMGIHEWSYDNDVSLDQRFKVPWNDVRVTLKSIKVEVEKGFDPATAFKEAQRCLNCDAQTVFSTSLCIECDACVDICPMDCITFTDNGEETDLRKRLNAPAANATQDLYVSEALKTGRIMAKDEDVCLHCGLCAERCPTGAWDMQKFYLEMTQAGPTCRGKAPAPGRKAA, encoded by the coding sequence TTGAACCCCACCGATATCCGAAACCCGGATTACTTTCACAAGGTTGTCGATTGCCAGTGGGCGTGTCCGGCCCACACACCCGTCCCCGAATACATCCGCTTGATCGCACAAGGGCGTTACGACGACGCCTACATGATCAACTGGTATTCGAACGTCTTCCCCGGCATTCTGGGTCGCACCTGCGACCGTCCGTGCGAGCCGGCATGCCGGCGCGGGCGTGTCGAGGATGGCCAGAGCAAGGAGCCTGTCGCGATCTGCCGGCTCAAGCGCGTCGCGGCGGACAACAAGGACGACATCCGCGCCCGTCTGCCGAAGGCGCCGAAGCAGAAGAACGGCAAGCGCATCGCGCTCATCGGCGCCGGCCCCGCATCGCTCACCGTCGCGCGCGATCTCGCGCCGCTCGGTTACCACCTGGTGGTCTACGACCAGGACCCGCAGGGCGGCGGCATGATGCGCACCCAGATCCCCAAGTTCCGGCTGCCCGAGACGGTGATCGACGAGGAAGTGGGCTACATCGCCGATCTCGGCCTCGAAATGCGCCTGGGCGAGAAGATCGACAGCCTGAAGGCGCTGCTGGCGCAGAACTACGATGCGATTTTCGTCGGCTGCGGTGCGCCGCGCGGGCGCGACCTCGATATTCCCGGGCGTGCGGAAGCTGCGGCGCACATTCATATCGGCATCGACTGGCTCTCGAGCGTCTCCTTCGGTCACATCGACAAGATCGGCAAGCGGGTGATCGTCCTGGGCGGGGGCAATACCGCGATGGACTGCTGCCGCTCGTCCAAGCGCCTGGGCGGCGACGACGTGAAGGTGATCGTGCGCTCCGGCTACGAGGAGATGAAGGCTTCGCCCTGGGAGAAGGAAGACGCAACCCACGAGGGCATTCCGATCCTCAACTTCCTCGTGCCCAAGGCCTTCGTGCACGACAACGGGCGGCTCACCGGGATGACCTTCGAGAAGGTGAAGGCCGAGTACGATGCCCGCGGACGCCGGCGCCTGGTGTCCACCGGCGAGCCCGACCACCACTTCGAATGCGACGACGTGCTGATCGCGATCGGCCAGGAGAACGCGTTTCCCTGGATCGAGCGCGACATCGGTCTCGAGTTCGACGAATGGGGCATGCCGAAGGTGGACGAGACGACATTCCAGTCGACGCGCCCGGGCGTTTTCTTCGGCGGCGACGCTGCGTTCGGCCCCAAGAATATCATCTGGGCGGTGGCGCACGGCCACGAAGCCGCGATCTCGATCGACAAGCTCTGCGGCGGCGAAGACATCGCGCTGCGGCCCGCGCCGATGGTGACCCTCGTGTCGCAGAAGATGGGTATTCACGAGTGGAGCTACGACAACGACGTCTCGCTCGATCAGCGCTTCAAGGTGCCGTGGAACGACGTGCGCGTGACGCTGAAGAGCATCAAGGTCGAGGTGGAGAAGGGCTTCGATCCGGCGACGGCGTTCAAGGAAGCGCAGCGCTGTCTCAATTGCGACGCGCAAACGGTGTTCAGCACGAGCCTCTGCATCGAGTGCGACGCCTGCGTCGACATCTGCCCGATGGACTGCATCACCTTCACCGACAACGGCGAAGAGACCGATTTGCGCAAGCGCCTGAACGCCCCGGCCGCGAACGCCACGCAAGACCTGTACGTCTCGGAGGCGCTCAAGACCGGGCGCATCATGGCCAAGGACGAGGATGTCTGCCTGCATTGCGGATTGTGCGCCGAGCGTTGTCCGACCGGCGCCTGGGACATGCAGAAGTTCTACCTCGAAATGACGCAAGCCGGCCCCACCTGCCGCGGCAAGGCGCCCGCACCCGGACGCAAGGCGGCATAA
- a CDS encoding DUF2231 domain-containing protein: MESRVNLLGHSVHQMLVVFPLGLLATSVIFDLLFLANREPEMAIAAYWTQAAGLIGGLVAAPFGLLDWTKIPIGTRAKRVGAVHGIGNGVVIVLFLCSWLLRNDPSHVPPALALLLSFSGAALAFITGWLGGELVARHGMGVHNNAGLDAPSSLHDPHHGTHVRHQP, translated from the coding sequence ATGGAAAGCCGCGTCAACCTGCTGGGTCATTCCGTACACCAGATGCTCGTCGTTTTCCCGCTTGGCCTGCTCGCCACCTCGGTCATCTTCGACCTGCTCTTCCTCGCGAACCGAGAGCCCGAGATGGCCATCGCCGCGTATTGGACGCAGGCCGCCGGGCTGATCGGTGGCCTCGTGGCCGCACCGTTCGGATTGCTCGACTGGACGAAAATCCCGATCGGCACCCGCGCCAAGCGGGTGGGTGCGGTGCACGGGATCGGTAACGGAGTCGTAATCGTGCTCTTTCTATGCAGCTGGCTGCTGCGCAACGATCCGTCTCATGTGCCGCCGGCATTGGCCCTGCTGCTGTCGTTTTCGGGCGCCGCGCTTGCTTTCATCACCGGATGGCTGGGCGGGGAGCTGGTAGCGCGGCACGGGATGGGCGTGCACAACAACGCGGGGCTGGATGCGCCAAGCTCGCTGCACGATCCGCATCATGGCACACACGTGCGCCACCAGCCTTGA